The following are encoded in a window of Actinomycetota bacterium genomic DNA:
- a CDS encoding aminopeptidase P family protein, whose protein sequence is MTYPIDTTKLDRVRALMAGDGLDALVVRAPDNVCYLTNYWPMKGYAMAVFPREGDPILMVLVPQEEEAHEMAWTSDIHLFNGYDPTDPRPPAARSLDRTLEVLRERGLTGRIGIERSQLSQGADRMAGEPTVFTEAYFRAFDGVAEEVVDAVPLLTRARLIKTPQEIERMGIANELAALALEHCRERIRVGMSTAELGALWEGHVHEVGVGYDDKVLMARGFSLVWSGDGIRTFTPTKGEPVVSDEPTLFEIWVCADGYWNDLTKNLLVGTLTPRYDRLLDDLLAVFRRAIEYARPGVPLAGLDRIIREGIVEAGYDSPSHPVSHGVGTRAHEAPWPHQAGEGMIEEGMVLAIEPGTYFPGGGGLRLEDNFLITADGARKLCRYEDDFR, encoded by the coding sequence GTGACCTATCCGATCGACACCACGAAACTCGACCGGGTTCGGGCGTTGATGGCCGGCGACGGTCTGGATGCGCTCGTCGTTCGAGCTCCCGACAACGTCTGCTACCTGACCAATTACTGGCCGATGAAGGGCTATGCCATGGCGGTCTTCCCTCGCGAGGGCGACCCGATCCTCATGGTCCTCGTACCCCAGGAGGAGGAAGCCCACGAGATGGCATGGACCTCCGACATCCACCTCTTCAACGGGTACGATCCCACAGATCCGCGACCACCGGCCGCCCGCTCACTCGACCGAACCCTGGAAGTCCTCCGTGAACGGGGCCTCACGGGGCGAATCGGGATCGAACGGTCCCAACTCTCCCAGGGCGCGGATCGGATGGCTGGAGAACCGACCGTGTTCACCGAGGCATACTTCCGTGCCTTCGACGGCGTCGCCGAGGAGGTCGTCGATGCCGTCCCACTCCTCACTCGCGCCCGGCTGATCAAGACCCCCCAGGAGATCGAGCGGATGGGCATCGCCAATGAGCTTGCCGCCCTCGCCCTGGAACATTGCCGGGAGCGCATCCGCGTCGGAATGAGCACCGCCGAACTCGGCGCCCTCTGGGAAGGTCACGTCCACGAGGTGGGCGTCGGGTATGACGACAAGGTGCTCATGGCCCGCGGCTTCTCGCTCGTCTGGTCCGGAGACGGGATCCGCACCTTCACGCCGACCAAGGGGGAGCCTGTCGTCTCCGACGAGCCCACGCTCTTCGAGATCTGGGTCTGTGCCGACGGATACTGGAACGACCTCACGAAGAATCTGCTCGTGGGTACCCTCACTCCCCGCTATGACCGACTCCTCGACGACCTCCTGGCCGTCTTCCGGCGCGCGATCGAGTACGCGAGACCGGGCGTCCCCCTGGCCGGACTCGACCGGATCATTCGGGAAGGCATCGTCGAGGCAGGGTACGATTCGCCCTCTCACCCGGTCTCGCACGGTGTCGGTACCCGAGCACACGAGGCACCATGGCCCCACCAGGCGGGTGAAGGCATGATCGAGGAGGGAATGGTGCTCGCCATCGAACCCGGGACATACTTCCCAGGAGGCGGCGGGCTCCGCCTCGAAGACAACTTCCTCATCACCGCCGACGGTGCCAGAAAACTCTGCCGGTACGAGGACGACTTCCGATGA
- the aksA gene encoding homoaconitate hydratase (in Methanococcus jannaschii this protein catalyzes the condensation of alpha-ketoglutarate and acetyl-CoA to form trans-homoaconitate; functions in alphaketosuberate synthesis which is a precursor in coenzyme B and biotin synthesis) yields the protein MIDRSRVWTGTLNEKAIDRPLGHVGIYDTSLRDGEQAVGCVLGAELKLEIARALDTLGVDRIEAGFPRVTPEDARAYELIMADGLDAEIWGFSRAVPADVEQLTELGVGSAVIEAPVSDGKLAAYGLDRAKVTERVVRAVEYATGHGVTVCFFGVDGSRADPVFMERIYRAAVDAGAAEVAMVDTLGVASPEAVTLLVERCRAWVGPDIPIHWHGHNDFALAVAGSLAAVRAGASWVQGSINGMGERAGNTDLGEFALALEALYGGSTRLRFERMTAVAGLIQELSGYDLAPWKAVTGKNLFVRESGAVAMQFHEPAAVEPYSCELVGAERGIVLGKKSGIVSIRIKAVELGIDLPDELEAAVLADVKALGSAKRDLVTDAEFRHIVAHRQEQG from the coding sequence ATGATCGACCGATCCCGAGTCTGGACCGGCACACTCAACGAGAAAGCCATCGATCGTCCTCTCGGTCATGTCGGTATCTACGACACGAGCCTGCGCGACGGCGAGCAGGCCGTCGGGTGCGTCCTCGGCGCCGAACTGAAACTCGAGATCGCCCGTGCACTCGACACACTGGGCGTCGACCGGATCGAGGCCGGCTTCCCGAGAGTGACGCCCGAGGATGCCCGCGCCTACGAGCTCATCATGGCCGATGGCCTCGACGCCGAGATCTGGGGATTCTCCCGTGCGGTCCCCGCCGACGTGGAGCAGCTCACCGAACTCGGCGTCGGTTCTGCGGTCATCGAGGCGCCGGTCAGCGACGGCAAGCTCGCCGCCTACGGCCTCGACCGGGCGAAGGTGACCGAACGGGTCGTTCGGGCGGTCGAATATGCCACCGGGCACGGCGTCACGGTATGTTTCTTCGGAGTCGACGGCTCCCGCGCCGATCCGGTCTTCATGGAACGTATCTATCGGGCGGCGGTGGACGCGGGTGCGGCCGAGGTCGCCATGGTCGACACCCTCGGCGTCGCATCCCCGGAAGCGGTCACACTGCTCGTCGAACGGTGCCGCGCGTGGGTGGGCCCCGACATCCCGATCCACTGGCACGGCCACAACGACTTCGCCCTCGCCGTCGCGGGCTCTCTCGCGGCCGTCCGGGCCGGCGCCTCCTGGGTGCAAGGGTCGATCAACGGAATGGGGGAACGAGCGGGCAACACCGACCTCGGAGAGTTCGCGCTCGCCCTCGAAGCACTCTACGGCGGTTCCACACGACTGCGATTCGAGCGGATGACCGCCGTCGCCGGTCTCATCCAGGAACTCTCCGGCTACGACCTCGCACCGTGGAAGGCGGTCACCGGAAAGAACCTCTTCGTGCGGGAGTCGGGAGCCGTCGCCATGCAGTTTCACGAGCCGGCCGCCGTGGAACCGTACTCCTGCGAACTCGTCGGAGCCGAACGCGGGATCGTCCTCGGCAAGAAGAGTGGAATCGTGAGCATCCGCATCAAAGCCGTCGAGCTCGGCATCGACCTCCCCGACGAACTCGAAGCCGCAGTGCTCGCGGACGTCAAGGCCCTCGGATCGGCCAAACGAGACCTCGTGACCGACGCCGAGTTCCGACATATCGTCGCCCACCGCCAAGAGCAGGGGTGA
- a CDS encoding 2-dehydropantoate 2-reductase, with the protein MTLARICVVGAGTIGSLCAGHLARVADVSILVRRPEQARALNGAGLRISGKSDFTVRVHATTDPATLPEFDLAIVATKAPHVATAVSSLTGHSPDATVMSIQNGLGVEEVIRRHGPWRLISAVTFMSGTRRDDRHVEYELDTATWMGPYAGTSTPLPDVEDVGRLFQEAGLRVEVLADLRPAQWSKLIFNSAVNGVAAVTDLPHVALFARRDRESDLGHLVHDLMEEGLQVAAAQGLTLWEDPWKMNVEAVSRGSTLAEDYAHVPSMLADVRAGRRTEADFIQGSLVREAALAGVAVPLTTALYRLVKARDRSFDD; encoded by the coding sequence ATGACCTTGGCGAGGATCTGTGTCGTCGGGGCAGGGACGATCGGCTCGCTCTGTGCCGGCCATCTGGCTCGCGTCGCCGATGTCTCGATCCTCGTGCGGCGCCCGGAGCAGGCCCGAGCACTCAACGGCGCGGGGCTCCGTATCTCCGGCAAGTCGGACTTCACGGTACGCGTGCACGCCACGACCGATCCCGCCACCCTTCCCGAGTTCGACCTTGCCATCGTCGCCACGAAGGCTCCACACGTCGCAACCGCCGTGTCTTCTCTCACCGGACACTCTCCCGATGCCACCGTCATGTCGATACAGAACGGTCTCGGCGTGGAAGAGGTCATCCGTCGCCACGGCCCGTGGCGGCTCATCTCGGCGGTGACCTTCATGAGCGGTACTCGACGTGACGATCGCCACGTCGAGTACGAACTGGACACCGCCACGTGGATGGGGCCCTACGCCGGCACGTCCACACCGCTCCCCGACGTCGAGGACGTCGGGCGTCTGTTCCAGGAAGCCGGGCTCCGTGTCGAAGTGCTCGCCGACCTGCGCCCCGCCCAGTGGTCCAAGCTGATCTTCAATTCCGCAGTCAACGGTGTGGCGGCCGTCACCGACCTCCCGCATGTGGCCCTGTTCGCACGGCGCGATCGTGAGAGCGACCTCGGACATCTCGTCCACGACCTCATGGAGGAAGGCCTACAGGTGGCAGCGGCGCAAGGCCTGACCCTCTGGGAAGACCCGTGGAAGATGAATGTCGAAGCCGTCAGCCGCGGGAGCACACTCGCCGAGGACTACGCACACGTCCCGTCGATGCTTGCCGACGTCCGGGCCGGGCGCCGCACCGAGGCAGACTTCATCCAGGGCTCACTTGTGCGGGAGGCGGCCCTGGCCGGCGTGGCGGTGCCGTTGACCACCGCTCTGTACCGGCTCGTGAAGGCACGCGACCGCTCGTTCGACGACTGA
- a CDS encoding 2-dehydropantoate 2-reductase, with protein MKIGIIGCGAVGSLFAAHLAALDDVEVWIFDVWREHVEAIERDGLRLTGIGELHTRPRATADANRLPALDFGIVATKGLYTRDAIAASAHAFADAAVCSVQNGVGNEEVIAEYVPRVIRGTTFPAGRVTAPGLVQWDAAGKTWIGPFEPKPASMEDVTRLAETLTRSGMETEALADARGAQWTKLIFNAASNALCSLTHLPHGRAALHPDVRWVMDAVIAEGKTVADALGITMEKDPADLLEESIAVALDHKPSMLQDVSSRRRTEIDQLNGGICRFGDEVGIATPFNRTAWYLVRGLEASWQLEET; from the coding sequence GTGAAGATCGGGATCATTGGATGTGGCGCAGTCGGAAGCCTGTTCGCCGCACATCTTGCCGCACTCGACGACGTCGAAGTCTGGATCTTCGACGTCTGGCGGGAGCACGTGGAAGCGATCGAGCGCGACGGCTTGCGGCTGACCGGAATCGGAGAGCTTCACACGCGACCACGAGCCACGGCCGACGCGAACAGGCTTCCCGCACTCGACTTCGGCATCGTGGCCACCAAGGGCCTCTACACCCGCGACGCCATCGCCGCATCTGCCCACGCGTTCGCCGATGCCGCCGTCTGCTCGGTGCAGAACGGCGTCGGCAATGAGGAAGTCATCGCCGAGTACGTGCCGCGCGTGATCCGGGGGACGACGTTCCCGGCGGGACGCGTCACCGCCCCGGGTCTCGTGCAGTGGGATGCGGCAGGAAAGACCTGGATCGGCCCCTTCGAGCCGAAACCGGCGTCCATGGAGGATGTCACCCGACTGGCCGAAACGCTGACACGCTCCGGCATGGAGACCGAGGCACTTGCGGATGCTCGCGGAGCACAGTGGACGAAACTCATCTTCAACGCGGCATCGAACGCCCTGTGCTCCTTGACGCACCTCCCCCACGGCCGGGCCGCCCTGCACCCCGACGTTCGCTGGGTGATGGACGCGGTCATCGCCGAGGGCAAGACGGTCGCCGACGCACTCGGCATCACGATGGAGAAGGATCCCGCGGATCTGCTCGAGGAGAGCATCGCCGTCGCACTCGATCACAAGCCGAGCATGCTCCAGGACGTCTCCTCACGGCGCCGCACCGAGATCGATCAGCTCAACGGAGGGATCTGCCGCTTCGGTGACGAGGTCGGGATCGCGACACCGTTCAACCGCACCGCCTGGTATCTCGTCCGAGGTCTCGAAGCCTCGTGGCAACTGGAGGAGACATGA
- a CDS encoding aminopeptidase P family protein, whose product MTTPTPSRAEIDRRHRVIRDALARDDLDALVVAGSEYTGFEGAIRWVSGFRMVHRYAYAVVPRDGDPIAVFPTEARWVGRHAECWLDEQVFADIPGLWIRQLAQARGWRRIGVYGVNFIMPVRDHVALTAGNVEIVDYDVEFDLIRAVKSEEELTFVRSSFDLNEQGFWEVLDAYEPGKTEAEIMAPAEAFFVAHGTTRTTMNMVLSGRHGTAGPEFKHPDPSRPVAADDLLLYSIEIAGPSGYWAEFARPICAGGLASPTIEIMAAYQDCFERARTTLRAGNTAHDVHTAVFGAFAGLDVKAGHVTGHSIDMIMVAHPRIGVGVETVLEENMIISIHPHIVTNDERHCLYVQETFRVTASGGKQLSGVPIVSFDGSERRKAP is encoded by the coding sequence ATGACGACGCCCACACCCAGCCGTGCCGAGATCGACCGCCGCCACCGCGTGATCCGTGATGCGCTCGCCCGCGACGATCTCGACGCCCTCGTCGTCGCCGGCTCCGAGTACACCGGCTTCGAGGGGGCAATCCGATGGGTCTCGGGATTTCGGATGGTGCACCGCTATGCGTATGCGGTGGTGCCGCGAGACGGAGATCCGATCGCCGTGTTCCCCACCGAGGCCAGATGGGTGGGCAGGCATGCGGAGTGTTGGCTCGACGAACAGGTCTTCGCGGACATACCCGGTTTGTGGATCCGCCAACTCGCACAGGCACGGGGATGGCGCCGTATCGGCGTGTACGGTGTCAACTTCATCATGCCGGTACGTGACCACGTCGCGCTCACGGCGGGAAACGTCGAGATCGTCGACTACGACGTCGAGTTCGATCTCATCCGTGCGGTCAAGAGCGAGGAGGAGCTCACGTTCGTCCGCTCGAGCTTCGATCTCAACGAGCAAGGATTCTGGGAGGTTCTCGACGCCTACGAACCCGGGAAGACGGAAGCGGAGATCATGGCCCCCGCCGAGGCGTTCTTCGTCGCTCACGGCACCACCCGCACGACGATGAACATGGTCCTTTCGGGCAGGCACGGCACGGCCGGCCCGGAGTTCAAACACCCCGATCCGTCGCGTCCCGTTGCGGCCGACGACCTCCTCCTCTACTCGATCGAGATCGCCGGCCCATCCGGATACTGGGCCGAGTTCGCCCGCCCGATCTGCGCCGGCGGCCTCGCCTCCCCCACGATCGAGATCATGGCCGCATATCAGGACTGTTTCGAGCGGGCCCGCACGACCCTGCGCGCCGGCAACACCGCCCACGACGTCCACACCGCCGTCTTCGGGGCCTTCGCGGGTCTCGACGTCAAGGCGGGCCACGTGACCGGGCATTCGATCGACATGATCATGGTGGCGCATCCGCGCATCGGAGTCGGTGTCGAGACCGTGCTCGAGGAGAACATGATCATCTCCATCCACCCCCACATCGTGACGAACGACGAGCGCCATTGCCTCTACGTGCAAGAGACGTTCCGGGTCACCGCGTCGGGCGGGAAGCAGCTCTCGGGGGTTCCCATCGTGAGCTTCGACGGATCCGAACGAAGGAAGGCGCCGTGA
- a CDS encoding NAD(P)/FAD-dependent oxidoreductase → MADRYDIVIVGSGMNSLVCAAILARAGKRVAVLERNERLGGCIRTEELFPGFSHDVLSSWYPLFTGGPAYAELGEELHDRGLVLENTTTPTGVLLPDGRSLVFGTDRAENVRRMNDAGDGDGDRFAAAMDRFLERDAAISFGLLGNEIWSRSTAKLLMKEARRRSVKGVAAFFGEGLETCRAWLERDIRSETVRALIAPWVLHNGLGPDQAFSGLIGKIIIAALEMGGLPVVVGGSERITEVFRSMVEERGGVMRTGVEVAEVLLVGGKAGGVRTVDGDVYEAGDAVVCNVTPTQLYGRLLPSEVVPEAVAGSARAYRYGRAAMQIHFALGASPVWSDPEMGSVALVHLTDGLDGVSRAVNEAERGLLPARATVVVGQPTVLDPSRAPQGGAVLWIQLQELPSKIDGDAAGEIDVPADGRWNVEVREAYADRIQARLAEHIENLDEIVVGRRTFSPADLESLNVNLVGGDPYSGSCTIDQFLLWRPFPGSRGHRTAIKNVFHIGASTHPGPGLGGNSGYLVGKALS, encoded by the coding sequence ATGGCTGACCGGTACGACATCGTCATCGTGGGCAGCGGGATGAACTCGCTGGTATGCGCGGCGATTCTCGCACGGGCGGGGAAGCGGGTCGCGGTGCTCGAACGCAACGAGCGCCTCGGCGGCTGCATCCGGACCGAGGAGCTCTTTCCCGGCTTCAGCCACGACGTCCTTTCGTCGTGGTACCCATTGTTCACCGGCGGCCCCGCCTACGCGGAGCTCGGTGAGGAGCTCCATGACAGGGGGCTCGTCTTGGAGAACACGACGACGCCGACCGGGGTTCTGCTCCCCGATGGCCGCAGCCTCGTCTTTGGAACGGACCGGGCCGAGAACGTTCGCCGCATGAACGATGCCGGCGACGGCGACGGGGACCGTTTCGCGGCTGCGATGGACAGGTTCCTCGAACGGGACGCCGCGATCTCCTTTGGTCTCCTCGGGAATGAGATCTGGTCGCGTTCGACGGCGAAGCTTCTCATGAAGGAGGCGCGACGCCGGAGTGTGAAGGGGGTCGCAGCGTTCTTTGGTGAGGGGCTCGAGACCTGCCGGGCGTGGCTGGAGCGCGATATCCGGTCCGAGACGGTGCGGGCTCTCATCGCTCCGTGGGTTCTTCACAACGGGCTCGGGCCGGACCAGGCGTTCTCGGGTCTCATCGGCAAGATCATCATCGCCGCCCTCGAGATGGGCGGCCTCCCCGTCGTGGTCGGTGGAAGTGAACGGATCACCGAGGTCTTCCGCTCCATGGTCGAGGAGCGGGGCGGGGTGATGCGGACCGGCGTGGAGGTTGCGGAAGTCCTTCTCGTCGGCGGGAAGGCCGGCGGTGTGCGCACGGTCGACGGGGACGTCTACGAGGCCGGAGATGCGGTGGTATGCAACGTCACGCCCACGCAGCTCTATGGGCGCCTTCTTCCCTCGGAAGTCGTCCCGGAGGCGGTCGCCGGGTCGGCTCGCGCCTACCGGTACGGCAGGGCCGCCATGCAGATCCACTTCGCGCTCGGCGCGTCGCCCGTGTGGTCGGACCCGGAGATGGGCAGCGTCGCCCTGGTGCATCTCACCGACGGGCTCGATGGGGTCTCCCGAGCGGTGAACGAAGCCGAACGCGGGCTACTCCCGGCCCGTGCGACGGTCGTCGTCGGGCAGCCGACGGTACTGGATCCTTCGCGGGCGCCGCAGGGCGGTGCGGTCCTGTGGATCCAGCTCCAGGAGCTGCCCTCGAAGATCGACGGGGATGCTGCCGGGGAGATCGACGTTCCGGCCGATGGCCGGTGGAACGTGGAGGTGCGCGAGGCGTACGCCGACCGCATCCAGGCACGGCTCGCCGAGCACATCGAGAACCTGGATGAGATCGTCGTCGGCCGCCGGACATTCTCGCCGGCGGACCTCGAGTCGCTCAATGTGAACCTCGTCGGCGGCGACCCCTACTCGGGGTCGTGCACGATCGATCAGTTCCTCCTCTGGCGACCGTTTCCCGGTAGTCGGGGGCATCGCACGGCGATCAAGAACGTCTTCCACATCGGCGCGTCGACACATCCGGGGCCGGGGCTGGGAGGAAACTCCGGGTACCTGGTCGGCAAGGCGTTGAGCTGA
- a CDS encoding GntR family transcriptional regulator has protein sequence MAVADYRGVRTLADVALAELKELIISGKIPPGSPIRLQEQVEALSMSSVPIREALRYLERSGLVERTPHRGTHVAEMSAQDLEETYTIRQALEGVAIAFAAEKIEDDKLDEAEDLLERYAALAPNDPLSAHDIHEQLHYLLYEASGSKWLLRLIPMMWDNSERYRRLSLPVRGTIEDRIEEHRQIVEACRQHRPEAAAKALEVHLRHTFEAAIERLREAEAKRATEASEDE, from the coding sequence ATGGCGGTGGCAGACTATCGAGGGGTTCGGACTCTGGCCGATGTGGCGTTGGCCGAACTCAAAGAATTGATCATCTCGGGCAAGATTCCCCCAGGGAGTCCCATCCGACTGCAGGAGCAGGTGGAGGCCCTTTCGATGAGCTCCGTCCCGATCAGAGAGGCGCTGCGGTATCTCGAGCGAAGCGGCCTCGTCGAACGGACACCTCATCGCGGTACCCATGTGGCCGAGATGTCCGCCCAGGATCTCGAGGAGACGTACACGATCCGGCAGGCGCTCGAAGGCGTCGCCATCGCGTTCGCCGCAGAGAAGATCGAAGATGACAAACTCGACGAGGCGGAGGATCTCCTCGAACGGTACGCCGCGCTGGCTCCGAACGATCCGCTGTCCGCCCACGACATTCATGAGCAGCTCCACTACCTCTTGTACGAGGCTTCCGGATCGAAGTGGCTGCTTCGACTCATCCCCATGATGTGGGACAACAGCGAACGGTACCGGCGGCTGTCCCTGCCGGTCCGAGGGACGATAGAGGATCGGATCGAGGAGCATCGCCAGATCGTCGAGGCGTGCCGCCAGCATCGCCCGGAGGCGGCGGCGAAGGCCCTCGAGGTGCACTTGCGTCACACGTTCGAGGCGGCGATCGAGCGGCTTCGGGAGGCCGAGGCGAAGCGTGCGACCGAGGCCTCCGAGGACGAATGA
- a CDS encoding xanthine dehydrogenase family protein molybdopterin-binding subunit, translating to MTTSGVQQDRKTWLGQSYPRKEDRRLLEGKGSFVDDEGMRRMGYAQFVRSPFAHARIISVDTSAAEAMPGVYATLTGDEVKAMTTPLFQIASEPGGKLEEYLLAVDKVRYQGDPVALVLAESREVARDAADLVEVEYEQLPVVTDAPAAQEPDAPILHESIGSNISWQGDYVYGDIDWALENADHVVKIDKLHFHRFSAAPLECFGVVINWDPGTDRIEVISNNQMPLFGAMVIGPSLGVGIDQFDFRSQDIGGGFGIKINIYTQTGALALLSRKAGRPVKWTETRTEHFQSAGHGNERWFLDIEVPVMADGRILGVRARVVDDGGAYLHYEPLGAVIWSQVVPGCYTMKHFDINYSQSLTNKCPTVPSRGYSRHQHLWMLERIIDVVAKELSFDPVEIRKLNYVQPEDYPYETPNGCVYDSGDLPRALERVLELIDYPEARELQATTRGTGKRIGIGIGSTLDSGTNNFGQARIINKDLPFSGNGEAAIARLDLYGEVTIAIGTTPQGQSHETTAAQVAADVLGMAPDQVHVFPGFDQSRSAYVGFSGTYASQFAVTGINAVIGAVEKLRGEILDVASVALGVPPDEIELVDGNARVIDNHDAMIPFIGIANMIYSNNAGLPADLLERVTLNCRYNYVPPFEVPDLDRKFGNLTLTYAIQIHACVIEIDEETGKVEILRYAAVDDCGTRINPLIVEGQVHGATAQGIGAALQESLEYDEDGQLLNANFLHYHAVRAVDVPPIATDYLESPSPFTGTGAKGMGEGGGAPLHTISSAINDALDDSSRIVEDSFNPPERVYGLLRGFGTDLGRGVTVISRESVG from the coding sequence ATGACCACGAGTGGTGTTCAGCAAGATCGCAAGACATGGCTTGGCCAGAGCTATCCACGAAAAGAAGACCGCAGGTTGTTGGAGGGCAAGGGCTCGTTCGTGGACGATGAGGGCATGCGCAGAATGGGGTATGCGCAGTTCGTTCGTTCCCCGTTCGCCCACGCCCGCATCATCTCGGTCGACACGTCGGCGGCGGAGGCGATGCCCGGTGTGTACGCCACGCTGACCGGCGACGAAGTCAAGGCGATGACCACGCCCCTGTTCCAGATAGCGTCCGAACCGGGGGGAAAGCTCGAGGAGTACCTTCTCGCGGTCGACAAGGTGCGCTATCAAGGCGACCCGGTCGCACTGGTTCTGGCCGAATCGAGGGAGGTCGCCCGGGATGCGGCCGATCTCGTCGAGGTCGAATACGAGCAGCTGCCGGTCGTCACGGACGCGCCGGCCGCCCAGGAGCCGGACGCACCGATCCTCCACGAGTCGATCGGTTCGAACATCTCCTGGCAAGGCGACTATGTCTACGGCGACATCGACTGGGCTCTCGAGAATGCGGATCACGTCGTCAAGATCGACAAGCTGCACTTCCACCGATTCTCGGCGGCTCCCCTCGAGTGTTTCGGTGTGGTGATCAACTGGGATCCCGGCACCGACCGCATCGAGGTGATCTCGAACAATCAGATGCCGCTGTTCGGTGCCATGGTGATCGGCCCTTCGTTGGGTGTGGGGATCGATCAGTTCGATTTCCGGTCCCAGGACATCGGAGGCGGATTCGGCATCAAGATCAACATCTATACCCAGACCGGTGCGCTGGCGTTGCTGTCGCGCAAGGCGGGCCGTCCGGTCAAGTGGACCGAGACACGCACGGAGCACTTTCAGTCGGCCGGACACGGGAATGAACGCTGGTTCCTCGACATCGAGGTGCCGGTGATGGCCGATGGAAGGATTCTCGGCGTTCGTGCACGCGTGGTGGACGACGGCGGCGCATACCTTCACTACGAACCGCTCGGAGCGGTCATCTGGAGCCAGGTGGTGCCGGGCTGCTACACGATGAAGCATTTCGACATCAACTACTCACAGAGCCTCACCAACAAGTGTCCGACGGTGCCGAGCCGCGGGTATTCGAGGCATCAGCATCTGTGGATGCTCGAGCGCATCATCGATGTCGTGGCGAAGGAACTGTCCTTCGACCCGGTCGAGATCCGCAAGCTGAACTACGTCCAGCCCGAGGACTACCCGTATGAGACACCGAACGGGTGTGTGTACGACTCGGGTGACCTCCCGCGTGCGCTGGAGAGGGTGCTGGAACTGATCGACTACCCGGAGGCTCGCGAGCTTCAGGCAACGACCCGCGGGACCGGCAAGCGAATCGGCATCGGCATCGGGAGCACGCTCGACTCGGGCACCAACAACTTTGGTCAGGCGCGCATCATCAACAAGGACCTTCCATTCTCCGGCAACGGAGAGGCGGCGATCGCGCGGCTCGACCTCTATGGAGAAGTCACGATCGCCATCGGGACGACGCCGCAGGGGCAGAGCCACGAGACGACCGCGGCGCAGGTCGCAGCCGACGTCCTGGGCATGGCACCCGACCAGGTGCACGTGTTCCCCGGATTCGACCAGTCGAGGAGCGCCTACGTCGGGTTCTCCGGCACCTACGCCAGCCAGTTCGCCGTGACGGGCATCAACGCCGTGATCGGGGCGGTGGAGAAGCTTCGGGGCGAGATCCTCGATGTCGCATCAGTTGCACTGGGCGTGCCGCCGGATGAGATCGAATTGGTGGACGGCAACGCTCGGGTCATCGACAATCACGATGCGATGATCCCGTTCATCGGCATCGCCAACATGATCTATTCGAACAACGCCGGCCTGCCGGCGGATCTCCTGGAGCGTGTCACGCTGAACTGCCGGTACAACTATGTGCCGCCGTTCGAAGTGCCGGATCTCGACCGCAAGTTCGGGAATCTGACCTTGACGTACGCAATACAGATCCACGCGTGCGTGATCGAGATAGACGAGGAGACCGGGAAAGTCGAGATCCTCCGATATGCCGCCGTGGACGACTGCGGTACGAGAATCAATCCGCTGATCGTCGAAGGTCAGGTCCATGGGGCAACGGCTCAGGGAATCGGGGCGGCGCTGCAAGAGTCGCTGGAATACGACGAGGACGGGCAGCTCCTCAACGCCAACTTCCTCCACTACCACGCGGTGAGGGCGGTAGACGTACCACCGATCGCCACGGACTACCTGGAGTCGCCTTCACCGTTCACGGGGACCGGCGCCAAGGGCATGGGAGAAGGCGGTGGCGCGCCTTTGCACACGATCTCTTCGGCCATCAATGACGCTCTCGACGACTCCTCTCGGATCGTCGAGGACTCCTTCAATCCGCCCGAACGCGTGTACGGGCTGTTGCGGGGTTTCGGAACCGATCTGGGCCGTGGTGTGACGGTCATCTCTCGCGAGAGTGTGGGCTGA
- a CDS encoding (2Fe-2S)-binding protein, with product MIHEINFVLNGEEVSCTVSARRLLIHVLRDDLGLRGPKIGCDTGHCGACTIRYNGVTIKSCMMLAVQADGAEIETVESLASDGELSPLQEAFHEHHALQCGYCTSGMLMSSEFLLERNPSPSDEEIREGISGNICRCTGYMHIVEAVRDASKAGRRVEA from the coding sequence ATGATTCACGAAATCAACTTCGTCCTGAACGGAGAGGAGGTCAGTTGCACGGTTTCGGCCCGCCGACTGCTCATCCACGTCCTTCGCGACGATCTGGGTCTCAGAGGCCCGAAGATCGGATGTGATACCGGTCACTGTGGTGCCTGCACCATCCGCTACAACGGTGTGACGATCAAGAGCTGCATGATGCTTGCGGTTCAGGCGGATGGCGCCGAGATCGAGACCGTCGAATCCCTGGCCTCGGACGGCGAGTTGAGCCCCCTGCAGGAGGCATTCCACGAGCACCACGCACTGCAATGCGGCTACTGCACGTCCGGGATGTTGATGAGCAGCGAGTTCCTCCTCGAGCGCAATCCTTCCCCCTCCGATGAGGAGATTCGGGAAGGCATCAGCGGAAACATCTGCCGGTGCACCGGCTACATGCACATCGTCGAGGCCGTCCGTGACGCCAGTAAGGCCGGAAGGAGGGTGGAGGCATGA